The Agaribacterium sp. ZY112 genome includes the window CAAGCCGTCATCGATAAGAATGTTAGCGCCAACAGGAACGTCTTTAACAAAACCTAGGTAGTTAACTTGAACGGCATCACGTGTTGTTGCTACGTCTAGGCCATCAGCACGGAATGTTACTTTGTCACCAGTTTTGATATCGAGGTCTTCTTCGATTTTTAAGTTGGTGCGCATCTCAGGGCCTTTGGTGTCTACCAAGACCGCAAGCTGAGGGCTTGCCTTACGAACATTTTCGATAACTTTGCGAGTGTCTTCAGGCGTTTGGTGGGCCGTATTCAAGCGAATGACGTTAACGCCACGCTTGTGAAGGTCAGAAATGAATTCTACGCTGCCTTTAAGGTCCGAAACAGTTGCTACTATCTTTGTCTTCTTGCTCATATTTACCAATCAGTATCGTGAGGTTAATTCCGTGGCCGGATTCTACTTAATTTGGGAAGAATATTCACCTTAAAGGGGCGCTGTTACTTGATGCACGGCAATGTCAAGCGCAAAAATCGCTTTGAGGCGGTTTAACTTTAGCCTGCAAAAGTAAGTTGTGCGTGAATGTGGTGCGATTTTTCTGCTTTGCACCACTGTGTGGCCTCGCTTGTTGTTGGGCTTATTGCTCCTTTCTTCCCTCATTTATATAACGCGTTTATATCGTGCTTTTCTTGAACAGTACGTGTTGGGTTTGTTTATGTGAATGTCGTTAAGGCTTGTGGTTTAGCTTGGCTTGTTCGTGAGAGGGCCTAGTAGCGTTGCTTTGGGGGTTGACGCTGGTGCTATCACCTACCTGATTGCTTCCACCTTTTTTACCGTGGACTTGGTTTGAGATGTTTTCCGTGCCAGTTGTTAATTAATAAATTTGAAAAAAATATGAATAATTACTTTGAGGCACAATAAGTGGCTTTTCAGTCTGCCGACTCGCGTGTAAGCTTGCTTGCTCGAGATCAACTAGCCGCTATTATGTATGACTCGATAAGAATAACTTAGGGATTAAGTATAGATGTCACTCAGTCACGTTATTGATTTGGATGCTTTGGCCGCCCCGATATCGGATGAAGCGCCGCAAGGTACTGATATCCGTGCCGATCGATCGCCAACATCCGACTACTACACGATAAAAGATGCTCGTAACAGTGCTCGTGCTGCTGAACGAGCGGCCATGTTTGATGACGATGAAGCCGACCTACTCACCCCTTGGGGTATCGTTCTTGAGGTCGCACCTAAAATACTTAAAGGAACGTCCAAAGACTTAGAGGTTGCCTGTTGGTATCTTGAGGGCTTGATTCGTTATGAAGGTATTGCGGGCCTGCGTGATGGTTTGGTATTAATCAAGCGTTTAGTCGAAGAGCATTGGGAGGGCTTATATCCTGAGCCCGATGAAGATGGTATAGAAACCAAGGTTGCGCCACTTACCGGTTTGAACGGTGATGGTGGTGATGGCACGTTGATGACTCCTGTACGCAATGTTGCGATCACTAATGAAGGTGATTATGGTGAATTCAGCTTCTGGCAGTTCCAGCAGGCTCGAGATGCCGATCGTATTGAAGATGAAGACGAAAAAGCTGCCCGTAATGATGTTTTGGGTTATAGCCTAAAAATTATTAATGACACCGTCGCTGAAACTGACTTACAAACCTGTAAAGATATTATCGCTACGCTCGAAGAGAGCCTTGAGGCGTATAAAGATACTAACAACATGCTTCGTGAGCACTGCAAACACGAAGCACCTCCGAGTACTAATATCGCCAATCTTTTAGATGAAGTGCAGCGTACCGCGCGCTTTTTGTACAAGGACAAGTTAGAGGCTGCTGAAGCTGCGGAGCAAGCGGCCGAACAAGCTGCTGAAGCAGAGCAGCAAGCTACAGACGAAGCCGTACAGGCTACAGAGGGAGCAGCAACGGTGACAACACAAGTTATCCAGCAAGTTGCGGCAGGTACCGTAGGTCCTATTACCAATCGTGAAGATGCCTTAAAACGCCTTGAAGACGTAGCCAAATATTTCCGCCAGTACGAACCTCATACCCCGATTTCACCGGGTCTGGAGCGTATCATTGGTTGGGGCCGTATGACGGTCTCTGAATTGATGATGGAGCTACTACCTGATGATCAAGCACGTGGCCTTTATTCGCAACTAACAGGCGTAATGCTTGATGGAAGCGATACGAAAAGCTATGTTGCCCCACCTGTGACTGCGGTAGCGCCTGCACCAGCACCAGCTGCAAGTGCGGATGCTGCTCCTGCGGCAGAACCTGAACAACCTGAACAACCTGCAAATATGGGTTGGTAACTTTTTAATGCCGTTGATGACACGGAAAGGAGACACAGATGTCTGAAAGTATTCATAACAAACTGAAACGTGTGCGTAAGCCGCGTGTACATATCACTTACGATGTTGAGACTAACGGCGCTGAAGTTAAAAAAGAACTTCCGTTTGTTGCTGGTGTCATGGGTGATTATTCTGGTGACAACACTGATAACAAAAAGAATTTGAAAGAGCGTAAGTTCGTTCAGATCGACCGTGATAACTTCAACGAAGCTATGGCCAAGGTAAATCCTAAGTTAGGTTTGCAAGTTGAAAACACCTTAGCTGGCGACGGCAGCAAAATGGCTGTTGATCTAGATTTCAATAAGATGGATGATTTTTCTCCAGAAGCGATTGTTGATCAAGTAGAGCCTTTGAAGCAGTTGTTAGAAGCACGTAACAAACTACGCGATCTATTGAGCAAGGCAGATCGCTCAGAAGATCTTGAGAATGTACTGGAAGATATTCTGAAAAACACCGACAACATCACCGAGATCTCTAAAGAGTTGGGTGTTGGTGAAGCAAAACCTGAGGGAGAAGAGTAAATGAGTACAGAAGTAGAAGCAGCAGGCGGAGCAGAAGCGGAAGAGCAATCGGTAAGTTTGCTAGAGCAAGCGATTAGCTCAACCAAGCAGACCGAGCGCGCAGAAGCGGAAGACTTGTTAAGCAACTTAACTGAGCAAGTTCTTAAAGGTACCGTAACTTGGGACCGCAACTTGACTCAAACCATCAATGCCGCTGTCAATGCGATTGATGTGGCTATGTCAAAGCAGTTGTCAGCTATTCTTCACGAAGAAAAGTTCCAAAAGCTTGAGGGCTCTTGGCGTGGTCTTAACCACATGGTGATGAATTCTGAGACCGGTGCGACCATGAAAGTTCGCATGCTTAACATCTCTAAGCGCGAATTGTTCCGTGACCTAGATAAAGCCGTTGAGTTCGATCAGAGCCAGACCTTTAAGAAAATCTACGAAGAAGAGTTCGGTACCGCTGGTGGTGAACCTTATGGTTGCATGATTGGTGATTTCGAATTCACCAATCACCCTGAAGATATCGACCTATTGAGCAAAATGTCTAACGTGGCTGCAGCAGGTTTCTGTCCGTTTATCTCGGCTGCTGGTTCAGAGATGTTTGGCTTTGACGATTTCACTGAGCTATCTAAGCCTCGTGACTTGGGTGGTATTTTTGAATCTCAAGAATACATCAAGTGGCGCAGCTTCCGTGACAGCGAAGATTCACGCTTTGTCACCTTGGTAATGCCTCGTGTACTTTCTCGTATGCCTTATGGTGCTAACTCTAAGCCAGTTGAAAGCTTCAACTTTGAAGAGTTCGAGCTAGACGAATCAGGTATGTCAACAGTAACCGATCACCACGATTACTGTTGGATGAATGCTTCTTACGTTATGGCAACAACGTTAACTAAGGCGTTCTCTGAGAACTCATGGTGTACCGCTATTCGTGGTGCTGAAGGTGGCGGTAAAGTTGAAGGCCTGCCTACTCACTTATTTAAGTCTGATGACGGTGATACGGATCAGAAGTGTCCTACTGAAATCGGTATTACTGACCGTCGTGAAGCTGAGCTTTCAGGTCAGGGTTTCTTGCCCTTGTGTCACTATAAGAATACCGACTACTCGGTATTCTTTGGTGCTCAAAGTACTCAGAAGCCTAAAATGTATGATGATCCAGATGCAACGGCGAACGCTTCTATCTCGGCTCGTCTACCCTATTTGATGGCTACTTCTCGTATCGCTCATTACTTAAAAGTAATGGCGCGCGATAAAGTGGGCTCATTTATGGAATCACAAGACTGTGAGCGCTGGTTGAACAAGTGGATTCAGCAGTACACCAACTCGAATCCAGAAGCTTCTGCAGAAATGAAAGCGAAATACCCACTGGCGGAAGCCCGTGTTGAAGTTAAGGAAATCCCAGGTCAGCCAGGCGCATATAGCGCTGTTGCTTACTTGAAGCCTTGGCTACAAATGGAAGAATTGACAACCTCTATGCGTATGGTTGCCAATATTCCAAGTGCTGGTTAATAACCTTAGCTAGTAGAGGCGAGCCTGAGTTAAGGCTCGTCTCAATCCCCCAGACTCGAAATTCTCAACACGAAAGGACGTCGCGTGTCGCAAGAGCCTTCTCACTTGAGTCGCGTGATAGCCAATACATCGAACGCCTCAACCAGAACTCAGAATCACTATCACTCCTCGGTGATCAATGACTTTTTGCGTGAGCAAGATGATATTGCTGCGTTTGAATTTTGGCTTAATGAGCTGGCTGTTCTGCCTATTAATAAAAACTACAGCAGTCGTCGTTGGCTCAACCAGCAAATAGCTCATATAGACGAGCTTATTTGTGAGCAAATTAATGCCATTCTTCATCATGAACGCTTTCAGCGTATTGAGAGTGCTTGGCGTGGCTTGTGGTATTTAGTGGATGCAGCAAGCAGTTCCGATAGTGTTAAAATTCGTGTGCTCGATATCAGTTGGAAAGAGCTGTCTCGGGATATGGAGCGTGCTCCAGATTTTGATCAAAGTGGACTCTTTCATTTAATTTATAACGAAGAGTTTGGTACCCCAGGCGGGGAACCTTTTAGTGTATTGTTGGGCGACTACTTTGTAGCGCACAGGCCTTATGACGGCCACAAATACGATGATATCTTTACCTTGCAGGGCATCGCTCGTACTGCCGCTGCGTCTTTTTGCCCCTTTGTATGCAGTGCAGCACCCCAGCTCTTTGGTTTAGATAGTTACGATACTTTGGGTTTACCCATTGATCTTGATAATGTCTTTCGGCAAAAAGAATATATGCGTTGGCGCTCAATGCGCGAACAAGAAGATAGCCGATTTTTAGCACTGACGCTGCCAAATATCTTGATGCGTGAGCCTTATAACGTGAAGTTTTCTGCTTATCAGGGTTTACGCTTTAAAGAACAAGTAGAAGCTAAACACAGCCGTAATTATTTATGGGGCAACGCCTGCTTTGCTTTGGGGGCAGTATTAATTCGCGAATTTTCAGAGGTAGGCTGGTTTAGCCATATTCGTGGCGTGCCTCGCGATTATCTCGGTGGCGGCTTAGTGACTCAGTTTCCATCGATTAAATACAACCCGGACTCGACCCTAGCATCTGAGAAAATCATAACACCGGTATTAATCAGTGATTCCCTTGAGCGCGAATTGAGCGACTTAGGTTTGATTTCTCTGTGCCACTGTTTTCAAACCCCGTTTGCGGCGTTTAATAATTGCCCTTCATTGCAGTCACCCAAAGACTATGGCAGCAAAGCGGCCAATGCCAATGCACGTATCTCGGCCATGTTGCAGCAGATCTTGTGTGGCTCACGCTTTGCTCAGTATGTAAAAGTGATGGTGCGCGATAAAATCGGTTCTTATATCGATGCCGATACTTGCGAACGTTATCTGCAAAATTGGTTAGACCAATATGCCACAGGTCGTGATGATTTATCCTGGGAAATGATGGCACGTTATCCGCTGCGTGAAGCTCGAGTGCGTGTTATTGAGGAGCCTGGCAAGCCTGGCCACTATCAAAGTGTGATTCATTTAAAGAGCCACTACACCGTGGATCATTTGGTGTCTGAATTAAAATTAACAACCGCCTTGTCTCAAGCCGGTTTGGGAACGGTGGCGTAAATGGCCGGTAGTGGAGATAAGCGCCTATTGGCTCCTGTGCTCGATCGCCTTTTGGAGCAAAATCGAAATAGCGATTTCAGGCAGCCCCATCAAGTGCTAAGGCACTTGCGAGAAAGTGTAAGGCGAGATTTAGAAAATCTGTTTAATACACGCTATTGCTGTGTATCGCCTCCTGAGGATTACGAGCATCTAGATGCTTCAGTTCTGAATTTTGGTCTGCCTGACTTGTCGACGATTAATATGACTTCTATCGACAGTCGTAAAGAGTTTTGCCGAGATATAGAGCGGTCAATTTTAAAGTTTGAACCTCGTATTAAGACCGTTAAAGTAAAAAGCGATGAAGCGGTGGATAACGAAGACCCCAGTATTCGCTTTCGAGTAGAGGCGGTTTTGCATACCAATGCGGCACCTGAATTAATTATTTTTGACTCGGCCTTAAACCCGATTACCCAGACAGTTGATGTCTCGGAGATATTATAAATGAGTGACAAGCTCCTCTATCACTATGAAAAAGAGCTGGCCTTTATTCAAAAGTCAGCCGGTGAGTTTGCAAAACAGCATCCATCAGCCGCTGCCCGTTTGCAGTTAAGTGGTGATACGGTTGATGACCCATTGGTTGCGCGCCTGCTTTCGGGCTTTGCGTTTCAAAATGCTCGTATACAGCAAAAGCTAGCGGACGATTTCCCTGAATTAACAGATGCACTGTTAGAGACGCTTTATCCTCATTATTTACGACCTCTGCCATCTATGGCTGTGGTGCAGTTTAATCCAGAGCTTGATTTAGACGCTCCAGCTCGTGTCGATAAAAACACCCTATTAGAAACAGACAGCTTCCAAGGGCAGACCTGTCGTTTTAAAAGCAGTTACCCTGTCGATATTGTGCCGATTAAAGTCGATTCAGCTCAGCTTATGCCACGGCCGTTTATTGCTCCGGGTTCAAATGATATTGCCGGTGCAAGTGCGGTATTAAAGTTGTCCTTAAAGTCCTTAAGCCCAGATTTATCTATTGGTGAAATGGGCTTAAACGCCCTGCGTTTTTTCCTGCGTGGTCAGCCTCAGCACGTTTATCCACTTTATGAACTGTTATTAACAAAGTGTTTAAGGGTTGTGGTTGCTAAAGGTGAGACAGATAATAAGCCGGTCTTTTTAGATCCTGGTATGGTGCAACAGGTAGGCTTTAATCAAGATGAGGGTTTGTTGCCTTATCCTGATTCCTCGTTTAGTGGTTACCGTTTACTAACTGAATATTTTGCTTTCCCTGAAAAATTTCAGTTTTTAGACTTTACTCAGCTCGACGAAGCAATTAATGAACACTATGGTGATTCACTCAATCTGTACTTTTATTTAACGGAAAGTGACACCGAATTAGAGCATCAAATCGACGCCAGCATTTTTGCCTTGGGTTGCACGCCGGTGGTGAACTTATTTGATCACACCGCTGATCCTATTCCGCTGACGCATACCGAGTCTAATTATCATATTGTGCCTGATGCTAGGCGTTGTGATGGGTTAGAGGTATATAGCGTAGAGTCGGCTGGTGCAACCGATACCGATGGCAATTACACTCCGTATCGGCCTTTTTATGGTATCCAGCACAGTCGTAATAGTGAGCAACAAGCCGCTTTTTGGTTAACTCGACGCCGCGAAGTGATTGAGGGTGAGCATCGCAATGAACCAGCTTCAGAGATGGATATCTCGCTGGTAGATTTAAACTTTAACCCCCATGAAATTAGTGATCAAACTCTAGATTTAAAGCTCGTTTGCAGTAATCGAAATTTACCGCGCAAGTTACAAACCGGTCAGGGCCAGCCTTATATGCAAGTGGTGGATGGTGAGGCGCCGGCTGAGCGAATTAGTTGTGTTGTTAATCCAACCCCAACTATTCGTCCGCCCATGCGTGAGCGCGGTTATTGGCGTTTAATATCACACTTAAATTTAAACCATTTATCTTTGAGTAATGGTGGGGGCTCAACGGATGCAATTAAAGAGATCTTGCGTCTTTATGATTTTAGAGACTCTGCCAGCACGCGCAATATGATCGAGTCGGTATTAAAAATGCAGACCAAATCCATTACGGCTCCGATTCAAATTGAAGGTTTGGTGTCGTTGTGTCGCGGCACGCAAATAGATCTAGATCTAGACCCAATTATGTTATCGGGCACTAGCCCCCTTATTTTTGCGAGTGTGTTGGAGCGCTTTTTTGGCCTTTACTGCTCGATTAATTCATTCACTCGGCTGATTGTTAGACTCAGTGGCAAAGATGGAGAGCTTAAGCGATGGCCACCACGCGCTGGCGAAAAAGCCTTAATCTAGTCGAACAGCTTCAGAGCGAGCCTTGGCGTTTTGATTTTTTTCAGGCTACGCGCTTGCTTGAGCGTGCGGCTGTGTTATATCCAGAAAAAGATCAAATCGCGACTGAACCCGTTGCTTTAAAAGCGCCTCCGCATCAAGAGGCGGTGCACTTTCGCGCGCGGCAAAGTCTGGCTTTTAGCCCTGCCGATGTTACCGACGTTGGTCAAAAGCGCATCGAAAACCACGACGACAGTAAAAACGCCAATTTACAGTGGCAGATGGAAGTCGCCTTTATGGGCCTGACGGGCTCGCAAGGAGTGTTGCCTCATCATTTGAGTGAAATGGTGATCTCAGAGCAGCGTAAAAAGAACGATGCTCTGCGAGATTATTTCGATTTATTTAATCATCGAACAATCTCCATGTTTTATCAGGCGTGGCATAAATATCAATTACCAGCGAGCTACGAGCGCAGTAAACAAAGGCAAGATCGCAAGCCCGATCTCTTTACTGAAGCGTTAATGTCCATTGCCGGTATTGGCACCTCGGAGCTGCAATATCGTTTGCCGGTTCCCGATGAGAGTATTGCCGGTTTTGCAGGGCTGCTCGGCCGTAACATTTGTTCTGCTGATAGCCAAGGGCGCATGATCAGACAGTTCTTTAATCTCGACGTAGAAATAGAGCAGTTTAAAGGCCAGTGGCACGATCTGCCTGAAGATGTGCGCTGTCAGTTGCCTGGCCCAGAAAATATGAATCGCGGCATTAATAACCAACTTGGTGTGAGTACAGTACTTGGCGCTAAGTGTTATCAGGCTCAAAGTAAATTTACGGTGGTGGTGGCGCCATTAAATGCTGATGATTTTATGGATCTAGCACCAGGCTCTAAAAAACTTGAAGGGCTTAAGAGCTTTATTAAAATGGGAGCCGGTGTTGATATGGATTTCGACATTGAAGTGAATTTAACCGATGATCATATTCCTATGGCCCACTTGGTAGATACCGAAGAGTATCGCCCGTTACTAGGTTGGAATACTCATATGTGTGAAGATCGTGAACAAGCGCCACCTGTGTCAATTTTATTGTCGCAGGACATGTCATCGCCGGATGATGGTTTACCGCTGGCGTTGTAATGCAATGGCCTTGGCAGACTGAAGAGGATTTAACTAAGGCGCAGTATCATTGTTTTGCCTTAGTCATGCATTAAAAACTAAGATAGCTAACAGCTAGACAGTAAATAGTTAAATAACCATTAAATAAACAAGGGATATTCACCCTCACAATAAGGAAAACGCTCGGATGATTAATATCAACCTGAAGTCCTTAGTAGATAAAATGTCGCCTTATATGCGCGACTCTCTCGAAGGCGCCGCCGGACTTTGCTTGGCACACACTCAATATAATGTTGAGCTAGAACACTGGCTGTTGAAATTATTGGATCAGAGCGATACTGATTTTTATCATCTGCTCGAAAAGCATGGTGTTAACCCATCAAACTTAGCCAAGCAACTTGCCAATACCATTGCTAAGTTTAAGTCTGGCAGTAGTCGCCCTGCAGCGTTAGCGCCCACTATTGTCGAGGCGGCTAAAAATGCGTGGATGCTGGCATCGGTTGACTACGGACAGCAAGCCATTAGTTCAGGCCACTTACTGGCAGCACTATTATTGGATGAGCCATCGCGCCGTCAGCTTTATGAAAGCTGCCCAGAGCTAAAAGAAATTGCACCTGAGTCTATTCGTGAAACCGCCAAAGCTATTTTTGGTACGACCTCAGAAACCAGTAGCTTGCCAACGGCTTCTGGTGCTGTAGCGCCAACATCCGCTGATGGTCAGCCTGTTACGGCTAGTAAAACCCCATCGCTTGATAAATTCACCATCAACTTAACCGAGCGTGCTAAAAACGGTGAGATCGATCCGGTGCTCGGGCGTGATGATGAAATTCGTCAGTGTATAGATATTCTTACTCGTCGCCGTCAAAACAACCCCATTATGACGGGTGAAGCGGGTGTGGGTAAAACCGCTGTAGTCGAGGGTTTTGCTTTGCGTATTGCCGAAGGTGATGTGCCAGAGCCTTTACGAGGTGTTGCCGTTCGCACTCTAGACTT containing:
- the tssA gene encoding type VI secretion system protein TssA; the encoded protein is MSLSHVIDLDALAAPISDEAPQGTDIRADRSPTSDYYTIKDARNSARAAERAAMFDDDEADLLTPWGIVLEVAPKILKGTSKDLEVACWYLEGLIRYEGIAGLRDGLVLIKRLVEEHWEGLYPEPDEDGIETKVAPLTGLNGDGGDGTLMTPVRNVAITNEGDYGEFSFWQFQQARDADRIEDEDEKAARNDVLGYSLKIINDTVAETDLQTCKDIIATLEESLEAYKDTNNMLREHCKHEAPPSTNIANLLDEVQRTARFLYKDKLEAAEAAEQAAEQAAEAEQQATDEAVQATEGAATVTTQVIQQVAAGTVGPITNREDALKRLEDVAKYFRQYEPHTPISPGLERIIGWGRMTVSELMMELLPDDQARGLYSQLTGVMLDGSDTKSYVAPPVTAVAPAPAPAASADAAPAAEPEQPEQPANMGW
- the tssB gene encoding type VI secretion system contractile sheath small subunit, which produces MSESIHNKLKRVRKPRVHITYDVETNGAEVKKELPFVAGVMGDYSGDNTDNKKNLKERKFVQIDRDNFNEAMAKVNPKLGLQVENTLAGDGSKMAVDLDFNKMDDFSPEAIVDQVEPLKQLLEARNKLRDLLSKADRSEDLENVLEDILKNTDNITEISKELGVGEAKPEGEE
- the tssC gene encoding type VI secretion system contractile sheath large subunit; the encoded protein is MSTEVEAAGGAEAEEQSVSLLEQAISSTKQTERAEAEDLLSNLTEQVLKGTVTWDRNLTQTINAAVNAIDVAMSKQLSAILHEEKFQKLEGSWRGLNHMVMNSETGATMKVRMLNISKRELFRDLDKAVEFDQSQTFKKIYEEEFGTAGGEPYGCMIGDFEFTNHPEDIDLLSKMSNVAAAGFCPFISAAGSEMFGFDDFTELSKPRDLGGIFESQEYIKWRSFRDSEDSRFVTLVMPRVLSRMPYGANSKPVESFNFEEFELDESGMSTVTDHHDYCWMNASYVMATTLTKAFSENSWCTAIRGAEGGGKVEGLPTHLFKSDDGDTDQKCPTEIGITDRREAELSGQGFLPLCHYKNTDYSVFFGAQSTQKPKMYDDPDATANASISARLPYLMATSRIAHYLKVMARDKVGSFMESQDCERWLNKWIQQYTNSNPEASAEMKAKYPLAEARVEVKEIPGQPGAYSAVAYLKPWLQMEELTTSMRMVANIPSAG
- the tssC gene encoding type VI secretion system contractile sheath large subunit encodes the protein MSQEPSHLSRVIANTSNASTRTQNHYHSSVINDFLREQDDIAAFEFWLNELAVLPINKNYSSRRWLNQQIAHIDELICEQINAILHHERFQRIESAWRGLWYLVDAASSSDSVKIRVLDISWKELSRDMERAPDFDQSGLFHLIYNEEFGTPGGEPFSVLLGDYFVAHRPYDGHKYDDIFTLQGIARTAAASFCPFVCSAAPQLFGLDSYDTLGLPIDLDNVFRQKEYMRWRSMREQEDSRFLALTLPNILMREPYNVKFSAYQGLRFKEQVEAKHSRNYLWGNACFALGAVLIREFSEVGWFSHIRGVPRDYLGGGLVTQFPSIKYNPDSTLASEKIITPVLISDSLERELSDLGLISLCHCFQTPFAAFNNCPSLQSPKDYGSKAANANARISAMLQQILCGSRFAQYVKVMVRDKIGSYIDADTCERYLQNWLDQYATGRDDLSWEMMARYPLREARVRVIEEPGKPGHYQSVIHLKSHYTVDHLVSELKLTTALSQAGLGTVA
- the tssE gene encoding type VI secretion system baseplate subunit TssE, with the protein product MAGSGDKRLLAPVLDRLLEQNRNSDFRQPHQVLRHLRESVRRDLENLFNTRYCCVSPPEDYEHLDASVLNFGLPDLSTINMTSIDSRKEFCRDIERSILKFEPRIKTVKVKSDEAVDNEDPSIRFRVEAVLHTNAAPELIIFDSALNPITQTVDVSEIL
- the tssF gene encoding type VI secretion system baseplate subunit TssF; this translates as MSDKLLYHYEKELAFIQKSAGEFAKQHPSAAARLQLSGDTVDDPLVARLLSGFAFQNARIQQKLADDFPELTDALLETLYPHYLRPLPSMAVVQFNPELDLDAPARVDKNTLLETDSFQGQTCRFKSSYPVDIVPIKVDSAQLMPRPFIAPGSNDIAGASAVLKLSLKSLSPDLSIGEMGLNALRFFLRGQPQHVYPLYELLLTKCLRVVVAKGETDNKPVFLDPGMVQQVGFNQDEGLLPYPDSSFSGYRLLTEYFAFPEKFQFLDFTQLDEAINEHYGDSLNLYFYLTESDTELEHQIDASIFALGCTPVVNLFDHTADPIPLTHTESNYHIVPDARRCDGLEVYSVESAGATDTDGNYTPYRPFYGIQHSRNSEQQAAFWLTRRREVIEGEHRNEPASEMDISLVDLNFNPHEISDQTLDLKLVCSNRNLPRKLQTGQGQPYMQVVDGEAPAERISCVVNPTPTIRPPMRERGYWRLISHLNLNHLSLSNGGGSTDAIKEILRLYDFRDSASTRNMIESVLKMQTKSITAPIQIEGLVSLCRGTQIDLDLDPIMLSGTSPLIFASVLERFFGLYCSINSFTRLIVRLSGKDGELKRWPPRAGEKALI
- the tssG gene encoding type VI secretion system baseplate subunit TssG, which encodes MATTRWRKSLNLVEQLQSEPWRFDFFQATRLLERAAVLYPEKDQIATEPVALKAPPHQEAVHFRARQSLAFSPADVTDVGQKRIENHDDSKNANLQWQMEVAFMGLTGSQGVLPHHLSEMVISEQRKKNDALRDYFDLFNHRTISMFYQAWHKYQLPASYERSKQRQDRKPDLFTEALMSIAGIGTSELQYRLPVPDESIAGFAGLLGRNICSADSQGRMIRQFFNLDVEIEQFKGQWHDLPEDVRCQLPGPENMNRGINNQLGVSTVLGAKCYQAQSKFTVVVAPLNADDFMDLAPGSKKLEGLKSFIKMGAGVDMDFDIEVNLTDDHIPMAHLVDTEEYRPLLGWNTHMCEDREQAPPVSILLSQDMSSPDDGLPLAL